CACGGCTTAAAATACGTTCTAGATCGCCAATTGGCTTTAAGTGTTCTTGTAAAATGGGGTACTCTTGGCTGTGGAGTAAACTGTCAACCACATTCAATCTTTGCCGAATGTGAGTTCGATTGCGTAAAGGTTGGCGTAACCAGCGCCGCAATAATCGGCTGCCCATCGCTGTTTGACATTGGTCAATTAAATGAAATAGCGTGTGATGCTGAAAACCTTGTTGATGACTATCTATTTCTAGATTGCGGCGTGTAATAGCATCCAGCGTCAAATACTCGTTTGTTTGATAACTTTGCAAGCTGGTTACTTGATGCAAGGGTTGTTGCAACATGGATTGTGCATAATAGAGTAGAGCCGCAGCGGCACCGCTTTTGGCGGGTGCATTTTCGCAACCAAATGGGCTTAAATCCCGAGTGCTAAAATGTTCTAGTAATAAGCGCTTGGCCGCGGCTTCTTGAAATAACCAATCTGGCAGGTTATGGCTATGGGCGCTTAGACTTTCATCAGGGTGAGTGACCGATTCGGCAAAAATTAATTCGGCGGGATTAAGTCGATGTAATTCATTTACGGCATCGTCTTGATTATCAAAAGCGGTCACCTCAAAGCGACCACTAGCGACATCTAGCCAGCTAATCCCTATCTGCTTGCCCTGTTGTGACCAGGCGACCAGCAAGTTGTCTTGGCGCGCTTCAAGCAAGCTGTCTTCCGTTAGAGTACCAGGGGTTAGAATTCGCACGACTTTTCGTTCAACAGGGCCTTTGTTGCTAACATCACCGACTTGTTCACAAATAGCAATAGACTCGCCTAATTTCACAAGTTTCGCCAAATAACCTTCGGCACTGTGATGTGGAATCCCGGCCATTGGGATCGGCTTGCCGGCCGATTGACCGCGCTGGGTCAGGGTAATGTCGAGTAAACGCGCTGCTTTCAGGGCATCGTCATAAAATAATTCGTAAAAATCGCCCATGCGATAAAACACTAGCCGATCCGAATGTTCTGCTTTGATCTTAAGATACTGTTGCATCATAGGCGTGTGGTTGGCGACATGGTCTGAGACGGTGTTAGTCATAACGGCTAGGGAAGGCTTTTGCAAATAAAGACATCATTTTAGCAAAAACCAGTTGATAGGATAAAACTTAGCCGAAATATTCCTTCAGGGTTTTTTAAGATTGTTATCACTTAATGCTAATCTAGTAAGTGGTTGACGGTTACTCGACGAGACTTTTTTACTAAACTACATTAGAAGTTGGTAAACATAATGCTAGACTTTATTTTGACTGATTATTCGCCGAGGGAGCAAGATTTTGGCGCGTCTTTTGTAAGATGACTTGACCTCGCTCCGGAATTATCTAGGTATTAATTTTGAGAAATTTCTTGATGAGTATTGAACAAAAAATTGTTGATAGTGTGAGTTCTCTCGCGCAAATTATGCTAGACAAGCAGGCCTTGTTAGCCACAGCTGAGTCTTGTACGGGTGGGATGATGGCACAAGTTGTGACTGATTTGCCCGGAAGTTCAGTTTGGTTTGATCGTGGTTTTGTTACCTACAGTAATGCGGCAAAACAGCAGTTATTAGATGTTAATGCTGTCACGCTTGCTCAATCGGGTGCTGTCAGCCAAGCCTGTGTTACGGAGATGGTTGCCGGAGCGTTGCGCTTCTCAGATGCCGATTACGTGGTCGCCTGTAGTGGAATTGCTGGCCCTGGCGGCGGTTCACCGGATAAGCCAGTTGGGACGGTATGGTTGGCCTGGGGGCGGCGTCAAGGCGGTAAGCGCGCAAGAATTATAACGAAGGTGTTTCATTTTGAGGGTAATCGTCAAGCGGTAAGACAGCAAACGACGCTCGCAGGCTTGAAAGGGTTGATAGGTTTGGTGAATAATTAGATTATTGGTAAGTAAATTAACGTACTATTTCAGTAAGGTTCTGTTAAAATTCGTTTAAATGGTTGCAATACTGTGGGATAATCTGTGCCATTTCGCGCATCAAATTAACGAAAGCATGCATTAAAACGATGCACCCCGCACATAAGGAAAACGCTATGGATGAAAATAAGCAAAAAGCACTCGCCGCCGCTCTCGGGCAAATTGAAAAGCAATTTGGCAAAGGGTCGATCATGCGAATGGGTGACTCTACCGCGCCGCGTGATATTGAAGCGATTTCAACAGGATCATTAGGGCTGGATATTGCGCTAGGCATTGCTGGTTTACCTAAAGGACGTGTTATCGAAATTTATGGGCCAGAGTCATCGGGTAAAACAACATTGACTTTGCATGCGATTGCCGAAGCACAAAAAAAAGGCGGTGTTGCCGCGTTTGTAGACGCCGAGCACGCGTTAGACCCAAGTTATGCTGAAAAATTAGGTGTGGATGTCGATAACCTGTTAGTTTCGCAGCCCGATACCGGTGAACAGGCGCTTGAAATTGCCGATATGTTAGTGCGCTCTGGTGGTGTTGATATTGTGGTTATTGATTCGGTCGCGGCCTTAACACCGAAAGCAGAAATTGAGGGTGACATGGGTGATTCACACATGGGTCTGCAGGCGCGATTGATGTCACAAGCTTTACGTAAACTTACTGCAAATATCAAACGCACCAATACCTTGGTAATTTTTATTAACCAGATTCGTATGAAAATTGGTGTCATGTTTGGTAGCCCTGAAACTACTACCGGTGGTAACGCATTAAAGTTTTATGCGTCAGTGCGTTTAGATATTCGTCGAATTGGGGCGATTAAAAAAGGCGAGGAAATTCTTGGTAACGAAACGCGTGTAAAAGTGGTTAAAAACAAAGTCGCCCCTCCCTTTAAACAGGTTGAATTTGATATTTTGTATGGCGAAGGAATTTCACGCGAAGGTGAAATTATTGATCTAGGTGTTAAAGAAGGTTTAATCGAAAAATCCGGTTCTTGGTATAGCTGTAATGGTGAAAAAATTGGTCAGGGTAAAGATAACGCTCGTCAATACTTGAAAGACAATCCTGCGGTTTCTGAAGGACTTCAGGCTGAATTAAAAGCTCGATTGTTAGCGAAGCCGTCATCTGCGAAGCCGGTTGCTGAGTTTTCACTAGATGAGGTGGCCGATTAGTACAGTAAACGTTTCGCAACCCTTCAATGATTGTAAAGTAAAGGTTATCGTAGCACGCGCACAAGGTTTATTGGCAAGGCGAGAGCACGGTCGGAAAGAGTTGGCGCAGAAACTGCGCCAAAAATTTTCTCATTGTTCACAGCTTGAAACTTTGCTATCACAAGCATTAGACTATTGCGAATCACAAAATTGGTTATCTGATCAGCGTTATGTAGAAAGTTATCTCCGCATGGCGCAAGCAAAAGGGCAGGGCGAGTTAAAATGTCGTCAGGCCCTTTTGCAGTCTTGTGGTCAGCTGGAATTAATTGAAATGGCATTGCGTGATTACGTGCAGTCTTCTCAGGCGATAGCTAAACAAGCGTTAGAAAAAAAGTTTGGTGATACTAATCGCCCCGCGAATCGTAAAGAATTTGCGCGGCGATTACGTTTTTTACAAGGCCGAGGTTTTTCGGTGACACAATGTTATCAGGCTTTTGAGGCTGATTAATGTGTATTTTATTTTGAAATTATTAGGTTTTTTTAAACATGACCAGTGCAGAAATTAGACAAGCGTTTATTGATTACTTTGCCGAACAAGGCCACCATCCGGTGCATTCTAGCCCCGTAATTCCAGGCAATGACCCGACCTTGTTGTTTACCAATGCTGGCATGGTACAGTTTAAAGAAACTTTTTTAGGTCAAGAAGTGCGTGATTATTCTCGCGCCGTCAGTGTGCAGCGTTGTATTCGTGCCGGTGGCAAGCATAATGACTTGGAAAACGTCGGTTATACGGCACGTCACCATACTTTTTTCGAAATGCTTGGTAACTTTAGTTTTGGTGATTATTTCAAGCGAGAAGCGATCCAGTTTGCATGGATGTTTTTGACTCAGCGATTGGGCTTGCCGGCTGAAAAGCTCTGGATCACGGTGTTTGAAGAAGATGATGAGGCTGCTGAGATTTGGCTGAAAGAGTTGGGCGTTAGCGCTGAACGCTTTTCACGTTGTGGTGCTAAAGATAACTTCTGGTCAATGGGTGATACCGGCCCTTGTGGTCCTTGTAGTGAAATTTTTTATGACCATGGTCCAAGTATTCCTGGTGGTCCGCCTGGTTCACCCGAAGAAGATGGTGACCGCTTCATAGAAATCTGGAATCTCGTGTTCATGCAGTTCGATCGCTCTGCCGATGGTACCTTAACGCCTTTGCCAAAACCGTCCGTAGATACGGGTATGGGCTTAGAACGTCTAGCGGCCGTGTTGCAAAGTGAACACAATAACTACGACATCGATTTGTTTAAAACGTTGGTGAATGCGGCGGCAAAATTAACCGGTCAAACCGACACGACCTTAAGCTCCTTGCGGGTGATTGCCGACCATATTCGTTCATGTGCGTTTATTATTACCGATGGTGTTTTGCCCTCTAATGAAGGGCGCGGTTATGTGTTGCGACGTATTATTCGTCGTGCGATACGCCATGGCTACAAGCTCGGCCAAACACAGCCCTTCTTCCATAAGTTAGTAGTGCCTCTGGTTGCTGAAATGGGCGAGGCCTACCCTGAATTGGCTGCCAAAGCTACGGAAGTAACACGTGCGTTAAAGTTGGAAGAGGAGCGTTTTGCGGAAACCCTCGAAAATGGCATGGCGCATTTAGAGCAGGCCATAGCAGACTTGGCTGGTGCTGCTCAGATTGACGGTGAAACGATTTTTAAACTCTATGATACCTATGGTTTCCCCGTTGATCTCACCGCGGATATTGCGCGTGAACGCGGTTTAACCCTAGATGAAGCCGGTTTTGAACAAGCGATGCAAGCACAGCGTGAACGAGCACGTGCCGCCAACAGTTTTGGCGGTAGTCAAGCGGTCCGTATCGACTGCCAAGCCGTTACCGAGTTTGTAGGTTACTCGCAGGATCAGGTGCATGCAAAAGTAGTCGGTTTGTTTGTTGATGGTGTCGCTGTAAATAAGCTAGACGAAGGTCAAGCAGGCCTGGTCGTGCTCGATAAAACGCCTTTTTATGCGGAGTCGGGTGGTCAGGTTGGCGACGTAGGTTTTATTGGAACCCATATGGCCAGTTTCCATGTCGACGAAGTCAAAAAACAAGGAAACACCTTCTTGCATTCCGGCAAGATGACGGCGGGTCATATTGCGCTAAATCAAGAAATCGAAGCGCAGATAGATGTGGTTGCTCGTCGTGATTCAGAACGCAATCACTCAGCAACGCATTTATTGCATGCGGCACTTCGTCAAGTTTTGGGCGATCATGTCGGCCAAAAAGGCTCACTGGTTGCTCCGAATCGTCTGCGCTTTGACTTTAGCCACTTTGAACCCATTCCAGCCGATCAATTACAAAAAATTGAACGCCTGGTGAATGAAAATATCATGTTGAACCATCCTGTCGGGATTCAGCATATGGATATTGATGCCGCCAAACAAATGGGCGCGATGGCGCTATTTGGTGAAAAGTATGGCGATGTTGTGCGCGTTGTTGATATGGGTGAATTCTCTATTGAGCTATGCGGCGGTACCCATGTGCATTCAACCGGTCAAATTGGTCCTTTTAAGATCTTGTCAGAGGGTGGGGTGGCTTCAGGCGTTCGTCGCATTGAAGCGATTACGGGTCATGGTGCTTGGGACGTGCTTTATCATCAAGAAGCGACGCTCCTTCAAGCCGCTGACTTGGTTAAGGCTGATAAAGCGCACTTGCTGGATAAAGTCGCAGGCCTGGTTAACCAAACCAAAGACCTTGAAAAACAATTTCAGCAGTTACAGGCAGAAATGGCCGCTTCACAAGGCGATCAGTTAGCCGAGCAGGTACATAAATTTGGCGATGTTAATTTGTTAGCGGCCGAATTACCTGGCGCGGATATGAACCTGCTGCGAGAAAACCTCGATCGCTTAAAAGACAAGTTAGCTCCTGCGGTTATTTTGTTGGCTTCTGTGCAAGGTGATAAAGTGAATCTTGTGGCGGGTGTCAGTAAAGCAGAAACGAGCCGTTTTAAAGCCGGCGAGTTGGTGAACTTTGTCGCTCAACAGGTGGGTGGTAAAGGTGGTGGACGACCCGATATGGCGCAGGCCGGTGGCAAGGATCCAGCCGGGTTACCCACAGCCTTGGCATCGGTTACTTCTTGGATGCAAGAACGCGTGTAAGCGCTAATAATTATTGATAGATTGCAAATTTTTAGATAAGAAATAAAAGGGCACAGAATTAAATGGCACTTATTGTCCAAAAATATGGTGGTACTTCGGTGGGTACTTTAGAGCGCATTCAAAATGTGGCAAAAAAGGTA
This Thiomicrospira cyclica ALM1 DNA region includes the following protein-coding sequences:
- the alaS gene encoding alanine--tRNA ligase yields the protein MTSAEIRQAFIDYFAEQGHHPVHSSPVIPGNDPTLLFTNAGMVQFKETFLGQEVRDYSRAVSVQRCIRAGGKHNDLENVGYTARHHTFFEMLGNFSFGDYFKREAIQFAWMFLTQRLGLPAEKLWITVFEEDDEAAEIWLKELGVSAERFSRCGAKDNFWSMGDTGPCGPCSEIFYDHGPSIPGGPPGSPEEDGDRFIEIWNLVFMQFDRSADGTLTPLPKPSVDTGMGLERLAAVLQSEHNNYDIDLFKTLVNAAAKLTGQTDTTLSSLRVIADHIRSCAFIITDGVLPSNEGRGYVLRRIIRRAIRHGYKLGQTQPFFHKLVVPLVAEMGEAYPELAAKATEVTRALKLEEERFAETLENGMAHLEQAIADLAGAAQIDGETIFKLYDTYGFPVDLTADIARERGLTLDEAGFEQAMQAQRERARAANSFGGSQAVRIDCQAVTEFVGYSQDQVHAKVVGLFVDGVAVNKLDEGQAGLVVLDKTPFYAESGGQVGDVGFIGTHMASFHVDEVKKQGNTFLHSGKMTAGHIALNQEIEAQIDVVARRDSERNHSATHLLHAALRQVLGDHVGQKGSLVAPNRLRFDFSHFEPIPADQLQKIERLVNENIMLNHPVGIQHMDIDAAKQMGAMALFGEKYGDVVRVVDMGEFSIELCGGTHVHSTGQIGPFKILSEGGVASGVRRIEAITGHGAWDVLYHQEATLLQAADLVKADKAHLLDKVAGLVNQTKDLEKQFQQLQAEMAASQGDQLAEQVHKFGDVNLLAAELPGADMNLLRENLDRLKDKLAPAVILLASVQGDKVNLVAGVSKAETSRFKAGELVNFVAQQVGGKGGGRPDMAQAGGKDPAGLPTALASVTSWMQERV
- the recA gene encoding recombinase RecA; protein product: MDENKQKALAAALGQIEKQFGKGSIMRMGDSTAPRDIEAISTGSLGLDIALGIAGLPKGRVIEIYGPESSGKTTLTLHAIAEAQKKGGVAAFVDAEHALDPSYAEKLGVDVDNLLVSQPDTGEQALEIADMLVRSGGVDIVVIDSVAALTPKAEIEGDMGDSHMGLQARLMSQALRKLTANIKRTNTLVIFINQIRMKIGVMFGSPETTTGGNALKFYASVRLDIRRIGAIKKGEEILGNETRVKVVKNKVAPPFKQVEFDILYGEGISREGEIIDLGVKEGLIEKSGSWYSCNGEKIGQGKDNARQYLKDNPAVSEGLQAELKARLLAKPSSAKPVAEFSLDEVAD
- a CDS encoding CinA family protein; protein product: MSIEQKIVDSVSSLAQIMLDKQALLATAESCTGGMMAQVVTDLPGSSVWFDRGFVTYSNAAKQQLLDVNAVTLAQSGAVSQACVTEMVAGALRFSDADYVVACSGIAGPGGGSPDKPVGTVWLAWGRRQGGKRARIITKVFHFEGNRQAVRQQTTLAGLKGLIGLVNN
- a CDS encoding regulatory protein RecX produces the protein MRWPISTVNVSQPFNDCKVKVIVARAQGLLARREHGRKELAQKLRQKFSHCSQLETLLSQALDYCESQNWLSDQRYVESYLRMAQAKGQGELKCRQALLQSCGQLELIEMALRDYVQSSQAIAKQALEKKFGDTNRPANRKEFARRLRFLQGRGFSVTQCYQAFEAD